The sequence below is a genomic window from Bos taurus isolate L1 Dominette 01449 registration number 42190680 breed Hereford chromosome 7, ARS-UCD2.0, whole genome shotgun sequence.
atgttctggaagggtggagtcttacccattgggccactagggaagtcctggccCATTTTAACCCCTGGCCCATTGATTTTAACATACATCAATCTAACATCAATGGgtatttgctgctaagtcacttcagtcatgtccgactctgtgcaacccataaatggaagcccaccaggctcccctgtccctgggattctccaggcaagaacactggagtgggttgccatttccttctccaatgcatgaaagtgaaagtgaaatcactcagtcctgtccgaccctcagcgaccccatggactgcagcctagcaggctcctccatccatgggattttccaggcaagagtactggagtggggtgccattgccttctctgagtcaaTGGGTATTTGGGTATGTCCAATTCTGTTTCCTAGAGTATTTATGGAGACACATCCATACGTAACAACAGTGTTAAACTAAGCATGGTGAATGCCCACCAAGTATTCTCTGGGAAAGGCAGGAGGGAAATAATAAGAAAGAGGACTTcctatgtatgtgtatgtcttatctttaaatttttctattttaatataattttatttaacccaatatatacaAAAGGTCGTCTCAACATGAaaccaatataaaaattattagtgagctattttatattattttttcatagaaAGAGTTCAAAATCTGGTGTATGTTTTATGGTTAGAGCACATCTCAATTTGGGTGCTAGATTTTCATCAGAAATATTTGacctatattttaaatgatttttttatggaaaataattgctttacaatgttgtgttagattctgctgtacagcaaagtgaatcagccatggatgcatgctcagtcgcttaagtagtgtctgactctttgtgactccatggactgtagcccaccaggctcctctatccatgggattctccaggcaagaatactggagtgggttgccatgccctcctccagggtatcttcacaacccagggattaaaccagtgtctcctgtgtcttctgcattgaaggcagattctttactgctgagccacctgggaaaccttaatcagccattcatatacatatatcccctctctcttgagcctcctagACACAAacccctatcccatccctctaagtcatcacggagcactgagctgagctccctgtgttatacagcagcgtCCTTCTGGCtacctgttttacatatggtaatgtatgtttcaggacttccctggtggcttagatagtaaagaatctacctgcaatgggggagacctgggttcaatccctgggttgggaagatcccctggaggaggaaatggcaatgcactccaggattctttttttttttttttttaatttatttatttattttaattggaggctagttactttacaatattggtttttgCTGtaaattgacatgaatcagccatgggtgtacatgtgtcccccatcctgaaaccccccccacctccttccccagcccatccctcagggtcatcccagtgcactgaccttgagcaccctgtctcatgcattgaacctggactggcgatctatttcacatatggtaatatacatgtttcagtgctattctctcaaatcatcccatccttgccttctcccacagagtccaaaagtctattctatccatctgtgtctcctttgctgtctcatatatagggtcatcattactatctttataaattccatacatatgctttaatatactgtattggtgtttttctttctgacttacttcactctgtataatagacagtttcatccacctcattagaactgtttcaaatgtattcttttttaatagctgagtaatactccattgtgtatatgtaccactgctttcttatccattcatctgctgatggacatctaggttgcttccatgtcctggctagtgtaaacagtgctgcgatgaacattggggtacacgtgtctctttcaattctggttttctcagtgtgtatgcccagcagtgggattgctaggtcatatggcagttctatttccagttttttaaggaatctccacactgttctccatagtggctgtactagtttccattcccaccaacagtgtaagagggttctcttttctccacaccctctccagcatttattgtttgtagactttttgctagcagccattctgactggcgtgagatggtgcctcattgtggttttgatttgcatttctctgataatgagtgatgttgagcatctcttcatgtgtttgttagccatctgtatgtcttctttggagaaatgtctgtttagttctttggcccattttttaattcactccagtattattgcctgtacaattccatggacagtggagcctggcaagctacagtctgtggggtcacaaagagtcagacatgactgagcaactaacacatacactcacacacaatgtttcaatgctactctctcaatttgtcccatcctttccttcccctgctgtgtccacaagtcccttcTCTACAGCTGTGGCTTTATTCTTGCCCTGCACAAGGTTCATTGGTagtatttttccagattccatgctgctgctgctgctaagttgcttcagtcgtgtccgactctgtgtgaccccacagacagcagcccaccaggctcccctgtccctgggattctccaggcaagaacactggagtgggttgccatttccttctccaatgcatgaaagtgaaaagtgaaagtgaagacgcttagttgtgtctgactattcgTGACACCTTGGAGGctcctcctaccaggctcctccgtccatgcatTAATgtctggtatttgtttttctcttctgattcACTTCATCTATATTTAGATTTCCTACAATTTATAGTTGAAAAGGTAGGTTCATATATCTATATGCTCTAACACACATATGTTTTCCTGAAACTGCACTGAGACCCTGTTCACTCTGAAAGCTTGTAGCTCCCGGCTTCTGTCTGGGCAGTTTTCTTCTGAGCATCTAGCATGCTCTGTAATGATGTCTACCTTtgacacaattttttaaaaggtgtctGAGGCCAATAAGACAAAAGGTTTATATTAATTCtgtaaggtggttggatggctatttattttactgcTCACTGTGCTGTTTTCatggtttaaaatattttgtaatgtttTGCTTGGAGGTTTTCAAAGAACGACTAGAAAAGTAGACCAGTGGGTCTCAACCTTCTTGCCCAGAGTTCTCACAAGTAGGAGATGAGGACAAGACTTGAATTCTCTAAGAATGAAATCTGGAACAaggaatgggaaaataaaaaagctgaACTCACCCCACTCACTACCAAAAAAATTGGTAGAGAATTATAGAACAGGCGCCAGATTTCTGAAGGGGCTCATTCATGCTCAGGTGGGTTCCTGGGATTTAGGAGATCAGAGCCAGAAATGATGAAAGCTGAAGGCAAACTGGATGAAACTGGGAGGATATATATACCAAAGTCAAAAacttgtcagatcagatcagatcagatcagatcagttgctcagttatgtccgactctttgcgaccccatgaatcgcagcacgccaggcctccctgtccatcatcaactcccggagttcactcagactcatatccatcaagtcagtgatgccatccagccatctcatcctctgtcgtccccttctcctcttgcccccaatccctcccagcatcagagtcttttccaatgagtcaactcttcgcatgaggtggccaaagtactggagtttcagctttagcatcattccttccaaagaatacccagggctgatctcctttagaatggactggttggatctccttgcagtccaagggacactcaagagtcttctccaacaccacagttcaaaagcatcaattcttcggcgctcagccttcttcacagtccaactctcacatccgtacatgaccactggaaaaaccatagccttgactagatgaacctttgttggcaaagtaatgtctctgattttcaatatgctatctaggttggtcataactttccttccaaggagtaagtgtcttttaatttcacggctgcagtcaccatctgcagtgattttggagcccagaaaaataaagtgtgacactgtttccactgtttccccatctatttcccatgcagtgatgggaccggatgccatgatcttactttcctgaatgttgagctttaagccaactttttcactctacactttcactttcatcaagagtctctttacttcctcttcactttctgccatatgggtggtgtcatctgcatatctgaggttattgatatttctcccagcaatcttgattccagcttgtgtttcttccagtccagcatttctcgtgatgtactctgcatataagttaaacaaacagggtgacaatatacagccttgacgaactccttttcctatttggaaccagtctgttgttccatgtccagttctaactgttgcttcctgacctgcatacaaatttctcaaaaggcagatcagatggtctcgtatcccatctctttcagaattttccacagtttattgtgatccacacagtcaaaggctttggcatagtcaataaagcagaaatagatgtttttctggaattctcttgctttttccatgatctagtggatgttggaaatttgatctctggttcctcggccttttctaaatccagcttgcacatctggaagttcacggttcacatattgctgaagcctggcttggagaattttgagcattactttggtagcatgtgagatgagtgcagttgtgtgctagtttgagcattctttggcattgcctttctttgggattggaatgaaaactgaccttttccagtcctgtggccactgctgagttttccaaatttgctggcatattgagtgcagcactttcacagcatcatctttcaggatttgaaatagctcaactggaattccatcacctccactagctttgttcctttctaaagcccacttgacttcacattccaggatgtctggctctaggtgagtgatcaaaccactGTGATTAtattggtcatgaagatcttttttgtacagttcttctgtgtattcttgccacctcttcttagtatcttctgcttctgttaggtccacaccacttctatcctttatcgagcccatctttgcatgaaatgttcccttggtatctctaattttcttgaagagatctctagtctttcccattctgttgttttcctctatttctttgcattgatcactgaagaaggctttcttatctctccttgctattctttggaactctgcattcagatgcttatatctttccttttctcctttgcttttcacttctcttcttttcacagctatttgtaaggcctcctcagacagccattttgctttttggcatttcttttccatggggatggtcttgatccctgtctcctatacaatgtcacgaacctccgtccatagttcatcaggcactctatctatcagatctaggcccttaaatctatttctcacttccactgtataatcatcagggatttgatttaggtcatacctgaatggtctagtggttttcccttctttcttcaatttaagtctgaatttggcaataaggagttcatgatctgagccacagtcaggtcctggtcttgtttttgctgactgtatagagcttctccatctttggctgcaaagaatataatcaatctgattttggtgttgaccatctggtgattccatgtgtagagtcttctcttgtgttgttgacccagcacagccaaaaataaataaataaaattattaaaaaaaactcttcaaTTTTCTCACTGCATTTATTGGGCACTTCAGATTACCTTGGAGCTATCAATGTACTCATCTACCTTTCCTCTGGATATTGAAGGATGGAGACAGAAGATCTGCCCCCACAAAGGGTAGATGGCCTAAGTAAGGCAACTGGCTCCAGGGCAAGAGGGATCATCCCAGGAGACTCAAGTGCGCTGTTTCCTGAGCTAAGTAGTGCTGTTCACAGGTGAACCGTCTGCAGTCTCTGTGGCccagaggagtgtgtgtgtgtgtgggtgggggtggggggtggtggtgctcAATTTTCAAAGCTTCTCATTAGCCAAATGTGTACCATCACTTCTTCCCTTAGGCAGTTCAAATCCTTAAGGAGCACAGATCTTAGAAGGGAGAACTCCTGCATGGCTGACTTCCTGACCCTGAGAGGACAGACAGGTATATGTCATTCCCCCCCCCACATTTCCTCTAACCTCCAGAGCTTCTCATTCTTGAATCTTGGGTCTAACCTGAAGGGAACTGATGGGCTTCTCCATAGACTAATTCCCAGCCTTCTATGAGCCAAAATCACTAAAGGACTAGAGAACCAGAGTGCCTTAGTCTCCATAGGGACAGAGACTCAGTGATGGATAGAATGTGTCATGGGATCTTTACAAAGTCACAAgaaaattttctgcttttttaattAAAGTCTGCATGTACGAGGTTAGTATCATTGTAGCAAAGAAGTAGCAAGgttgggactttccaggtggtccaatgattaagaatctgcctgccaacgcaggggacacaggttcaatcatggtctgggaaattccacatgccacagagcaactaagcccatgagccaaaactactgagtctgcactctagagcccaggtgctgcaactactgaagcctgtgtgcctagagtccatgctctgcaataagagaagccaccacagtgaggagcctgcactccgcaatgaagagtagcccctgcttgctgcaactagagaaagtccacacacagcaatgaagacaaaTAGCAAGGAAACAAATTTAATAGTTACTTAAGCTTTTCAAGGTTGCCTGAAAAATAGGCATAAGCcagcaatcttaaaaaaaatcacagtggctcttccctggtggtccagtggttaacattcCATGATTCCAATGCAGaaggctcgggttcaatccctattcagggaactaagaacccacatgccacaaggaagggtcaaaaaaaatcataagaaaaagcACTAATTATGAAAGAAGTGACCAATAAACTGACTGCATTAATATTGGGAAACTCTGAGGGataagacgatgctgtgaaaatgctgcactcaatatgccagcaaatttggaaaactcagcattggctacaggactggaaaaggtcagttttcattccaatcctaaagaaaggcaatgccaaaaaatgctcaaactactgcacaattgcactcatctcacatgctagcaaagtaatgctcaaaattctccaagccagatttcaACAGTACgggaaccgagaacttccagatggtcaagctggatgtagaaaaagcagtggaaccagaaatcaaattgccaacatccactggatcatagaaaaagcaagagaattctagaaaaactacttctgcttcattgactacactaaagcctttgactgtgtggatcacaacaaactgtggaaaattcttcaagagatgggaataccagaccacctaacctgcctgctgagaaatctgtatgcaggtcaagaagcaacagttagaacattacctggaacaatggactggttccaagttgggaaaggagtacatcaaggctgtatattgtcaccctatttatttaacttatatgcagagtacatcatgcgaaatgctgaactggatgaagcatgagttggaatcaagattgctgagagaaatatcaataacctctgatatgaagatgacaccatccttatggcagaaagcaaagaggaactaaagagcctcttgatgaaggtcaaagaggagagtgaaagagttgacttaaaactcaaaactcaaaaaactaagatcatggcatctgatcccatcacttcatggcaaacagatggggaaatgatggaaacagtaatagactttattttgtggggctctaaaattactgcagatggtgactgcagccaagaaattaaaagacacttgttacttgcaagaagagctatgaccaacctagacagcatcagtaaaagcaaagacattactttgccaacaaaggtccatctaatcaaagctatggtttttccagtagtcatgtatggatgtgagagctggactataaagaaagctgagtgccaaagaattgatgcttttgaactgtggtactggagaagactcttgagggtcccttgcacagcaaggagatcacaccaatcaatcctgaaggaaatcagtcctgaatattcattagaaggactgatcctgcagctgaagttccaatactttggccacctgatgctaagaactgctcgttggaaaagaccctcctgctgggaaatattgaaggcaggagaaggggatgacagaggatgagatggttggatggcatcaccaattcaatggacatgaatttgagcaatctccaggagttggtgatggacagggaagcctggcttgctgcagtccatggggttgcaaagagttggacatgactgagtgactgaacttaactgagagatacgtgtgttagttgctcagttgtgtctctttgtgacccatactgtagcccatgaggctcctctgtccatggaattcttcaggcaaaaatactggctgctgctgctaagtcgcttcggtcaggtccgactctgtgcgaccccacagacggcagcccaccaggctcctctgtccatgagattctccaggcaagaatactggagtgggttgccatttccttctccaggggatcttcctgacccaggagttgaacccaagtctctagcatctcctgcattggcaggtggattctttaccattgcaccatctgggaagtccttcTCTAGTGTAAAAGTAGTTcaatataaaagtttttaaaactgagaaaaaccAAAATACGGCCCTACATACTCATCAAAATGGTCCAAATAAAAGAGACAACGTGAAATATTGGCAAGAGAGCAGGAATGAAATTTGGTGCAATTATTTTGGAAAACTGCATGGTAGTTGTGAAATAAAcattaccatcagttcagtttagttcagtcactcgttgtgtctgactccttgccatACCTAATCCTTAATACATACCCAACAAAAATATGTAGTTGTGAATCAAAAGACATGTATAAGAATGTACATTGCAGAACTATTTGTAAAATATCCCAGCTATAAACAGATAAAATGTCCAAAACAGTTGAACAATATAGTGtacaaattcattctatgaaaaACTATAGAACAATGAAAATAAACTCTGGCTAGATATAACAGCAAAAATGTATCTCAAAAATGTAATGCTGAGCAGAAGCCAGGCACAAATGACAACATGTGATATCAGGCACAAGAGTACATGTAACTTAAAGTCAGTGAATTGTACACTTTGAATGGGTGAGCTttttggtatgtgaattatatctcaacaaagttgtttttaaaatacatgtttctaGGGGATTCCCtgggtgtccagtggttaggactctgtgcttcactgccagggcctggtttcttgttctttttttagggcctggttttgatccctggccaaggaactaagatcctgcaagctgcacagtgcagtcaaaaaaaaaaaaaggacacaaatgaacttacttagaaaacataaacagactcagacatagaaaacaaactcatggctACCGAATGGGAAAAGGGGGTGAGGAAGGAATAAATTAGTGtactggggttagcagatacacactactatatatataaaataaacaacaaggtcctactgtatagtacaggggactatattcaatgtcctgtaataattcattggaaaagaccctgactgggaaagactgaaggcaggaggagaaggggatgacagaggatgagatggttgtatggcatcactgattcaatggacatgggtttgggtggactccgggagttggtaatggacagggaagcctggcaaagagtcagacacgactgagcgactgaactgaacttaatacaccataatggaaaggaatatgaaaaagaatatgtgtatgtatacatatatgtatgtatgtatgggcttccttggtggctcagtagtgaagaatccgcttgccaatgcaggagactcaggttcgatccctcagtcaggaagatcccctggagaaggaaatgccaacccattccaatattcttgcttgggaaagcccatggacagaggagcctggtgggctacagtcagacacgcagagtcagatgtgacttagtgactgaacaacaacatacatatatatgtattactgagtcactttgctgaacacccaaaacaacactgtaaatcaactgtacttcaatttttaaaaagaattaaaaatacatgattCCATACAGTACCTACATTCCGATGGCAGGAATCAGAGTTATTAGTAGTGCCCTTAATATTCTATTATCTTGATCAGAGCTTGCAATAGTTAATACTGAGgtattctgctgttgttcagtcactaagttgtgtctgactctgtgacaccatggactgcagcacaccaggatgccaggcctccctgtcccagaGGTATTTTACCTTGTAAAGATTCATGCATTTGTTCGTTCTCATATATGTTAAatgtataaacaaaatgtgttgTGAAAAGTTCATAATTCCAAGAATTGAACCACCTGCAGTCTTCATGGGAAGACTCACTACAGACCTCGTGCAGGACGTGATAGGAGACAAGAAATGTAGAGGTACACAGGTGATTTGTAAGCACAACTTAAGAGCTTTATCTAATAGGCAAACATCTATTAAGGGGCTTCCTCTTAATAGTGattgcaggtaaagaatccacctgcaatcctggagacctaggttcgatccctgggttgggaagatcccctaaagaatggctactattctagtattcttgcctggagaatatcatggacagaggaatctggtggactacagtccatgggtttgcaaagagttggacatgactgagtgactaagcatgcacacaaatATCTATCAAACCTATACCCCCATACtaaatagttttttaattttgttaccatatgtaaaagttatttttaaaaactgaccatCTGTGGACTATATTGGTTAGTGATTACAGCAACTgggagaaaacaacaacaacaacaactccctACCACCACCacagagtccatagggttgcaaagagttggacatgactgaagtaacctAGCacacatcaccaccaccaccaccatcaccaccacacacacatatgcacggaaaacaaaagaacaaatacacagaaaacatggtggcttaaaacattaggtttttatttttctcaagtgACAAGTCTTGAAGATATTAAAACATTATCTTTCAGCATTACTACATATTCTCTAAGggataatgaatgaataaaaaaattctCACAATCATTGCATAACTTAGGCTTCTCCCATATATGCATTATTCAGAGGCTTTCTCACATTATTCAAAACCAGTTCTTTCCACTTAGCGTTCTGTTGCATGTCTTAAAGATTGAGAGTTCCCTGAAAGCTACTTTACATGGATGTCATCAAAAGGGACTTATTGAGCATGAGTTCTCTCGTGACGCTGAAAGGGTAAGGGTTTACTGAAACTGAGCCCACAGATCTTGCAATTATAGAGTTTTTCTCCAGTATGTATTCTTTTGTGCACAGTGAGATTACATTTTACactgaaggattttccacattgATTACACTCATAGGGTTTCTCCCCTGTATGAGTTCTTATGTGTACTGTAAGGGAAACATGCCTGCTAAAAGCTTTTCCACATTCACTGCACTTAAAAGGTTTCTTGCCTCTGGTATGGATTTTCATATGCCTCCCATGAGATAAGAGACCACGGAAGGttttcccacattccttacattcataCTTCATTTTCATGTGAATTTTCTTATGTAACATGAGGAAAGATTTCACTCTGAAGGCTCTTCCACACTGATTACATGTAAAGggtttttctccagtgtgaattctcACATGTTCTTTAAGGCATGAGCGATCcctgaaggctttcccacagtCATTGCACTTAcagggtttctctcctgtatgaattTTCTTATGTGTGGTAAGGTTGGAGCTCATCCTAAAAGCTTTCCCACATTGATTACacttgtaaggtttctctccagtatgtaTCCTCATGTGTGTCTTTAGAGATGCCTTACTCTTTAGGGCTTTACCACAGAGGCTACATTCAGTGACTATCTCTCCAGTGTGGATTCTCTTATGTTGTTTGAAGTATAGGAGAACACTAAAGGTTCTTCCACAATCATTGCACttatagggtttctctccagtatgtgTTATCTGGTGTGTGGTAAGCCTATCGTTTCTACTGAAGGTTTTGTTGCATTGATTACATTTGTAGGGTTTTTCTCCTGAATGAGTCCTTGCATGCTGTCTGAGAAGTGAGCTATCTCGGAAGGTTTTTCCACAGTCATGGCATTCatagggcttctctccagtatgaattctcttgTGACGCGCAAGGTAAGAGCTTGAGCTGAAGGATTTCCCGCACTGATAACACTTGAATGGTTTTTCTCCAGTGTGGGTTCTCATGTGCAACTTAATGGACCCATGGCTCTGTAATACTTTACCACACTGACTACACTCAAAAGGTTTCTCTCTAATATGAGTTGTCTCATGCTTCTTAAGATGTGAGATTGAATTTAAGACTTTCCCACAGTCACTGCATTCACAGGATCCCTCTCCTGTATGTTGTCTCTTGTGGCTGGCTAAGTTAGAGCTCCTGATGAAGGAATTTTCATCTGTTTCACAGTTGTATGATTTTTTCTGAGGAAGAATTCTCTCATGTGACTTAAGATGTGAAGATTCACCAAGGGCTTCTGCAGAGTCAGGGTATCGATGGAGTTTCTTGCCTGGGTAAATTCtcttattatgaataatgctagaTTTCACACTCAAGGTTTCAACAATTTCTCTGCACTGAATGGTATTTCCTCCAAGAGTTTGTTCCTAATGATTAAAATACGAATTATGATCACGAGATTTATCATGTTCATGACTGAGACTCTCCCCCAGCATAAATTCTGACATGTCTAACAAGCATTTTATTAGCATGAGAGTTTCATATTTTCTCAGTGAATATGCACAGTTTCTGACTGAATTTATTAGCTTGAATAAGCAGATTGCTATACCAGATAGATCCCACTAAAGTTTCTTCAACAGATTTAAGATAAAATCGCCTTAGGGTGAATGATATCTTAAACATTTAATATCTAATTACATTATGCAAATATTTACATTAGTGATTCTCTGAAACCATTTTTGGAGCTAAGTTATGAGTTTCCTTCAAATGAAAATTTAACAGTAGCTTCTGCTTTCTGTTGGTGAAATAAGTGTGATATCACTTGGATTACCCTATAATctagcagtccccaacctttttggcaccagagactggttttcgtgaaagacaatttttccatggatgcgggtggggatggt
It includes:
- the LOC132345817 gene encoding zinc finger protein OZF-like translates to MDCYQSAQQEEQTLGGNTIQCREIVETLSVKSSIIHNKRIYPGKKLHRYPDSAEALGESSHLKSHERILPQKKSYNCETDENSFIRSSNLASHKRQHTGEGSCECSDCGKVLNSISHLKKHETTHIREKPFECSQCGKVLQSHGSIKLHMRTHTGEKPFKCYQCGKSFSSSSYLARHKRIHTGEKPYECHDCGKTFRDSSLLRQHARTHSGEKPYKCNQCNKTFSRNDRLTTHQITHTGEKPYKCNDCGRTFSVLLYFKQHKRIHTGEIVTECSLCGKALKSKASLKTHMRIHTGEKPYKCNQCGKAFRMSSNLTTHKKIHTGEKPCKCNDCGKAFRDRSCLKEHVRIHTGEKPFTCNQCGRAFRVKSFLMLHKKIHMKMKYECKECGKTFRGLLSHGRHMKIHTRGKKPFKCSECGKAFSRHVSLTVHIRTHTGEKPYECNQCGKSFSVKCNLTVHKRIHTGEKLYNCKICGLSFSKPLPFQRHERTHAQ